The following are from one region of the Phormidium sp. PBR-2020 genome:
- a CDS encoding GAF domain-containing protein — MSPNSDRPVAVQHLKALRRAIAAQDELISSAYATQRAARGQLMLKSILLEIVQVFSRLTAAEEGSVFLLDDKGVVIESILARGATMRELKRNLIGQVLDQGLAGWVMKRRRLGIIDDTEADERWVTLAYQPYQVRSVLCIPIFKAKHVCAVVTLMHPNVAHFSHLAILRYMDVVASVVGLVLDNVQQKIELTEVNDLHAIGSSESVPISDPSSESSGGSPSPSPDMVNTELTETGVYIITGDGKFLYANPRFAHMFDYRLEDLVTLDSMFELICADSGDRLLQDIKRCLNREIRSFSGPCEGRGKHGDSIPLILEGNLTRFYGKPAIVGTLQRGSPDK; from the coding sequence GATCGCCGCCCAAGACGAACTGATCTCCAGCGCCTATGCCACGCAACGAGCGGCCCGGGGACAGTTAATGCTCAAATCGATATTACTTGAGATTGTCCAAGTCTTCAGCCGACTCACCGCAGCGGAAGAGGGCAGTGTCTTTCTCCTCGATGACAAGGGAGTGGTGATTGAGAGTATTCTGGCACGGGGCGCGACGATGCGAGAACTCAAACGCAACCTGATCGGACAAGTTTTAGATCAGGGGTTAGCGGGATGGGTGATGAAACGCCGCCGTTTAGGCATTATTGATGACACAGAGGCTGATGAACGGTGGGTGACGTTGGCCTATCAACCCTATCAGGTGCGATCGGTGCTTTGTATCCCCATTTTCAAAGCCAAGCATGTCTGTGCGGTGGTGACGCTGATGCACCCGAATGTGGCCCATTTTAGTCACCTGGCGATTTTACGCTATATGGATGTTGTGGCCTCTGTGGTGGGGCTAGTGTTGGATAATGTGCAACAAAAAATTGAACTCACGGAAGTCAATGACTTGCACGCGATCGGTTCAAGTGAGTCGGTTCCCATTTCTGATCCGTCTTCTGAGTCCTCAGGAGGAAGTCCATCACCCTCCCCAGACATGGTAAACACAGAACTGACGGAAACGGGGGTTTATATTATCACCGGGGACGGGAAGTTCCTCTATGCAAACCCTCGCTTCGCCCATATGTTTGACTACCGGCTTGAGGATTTGGTGACCCTCGATTCAATGTTTGAGTTAATCTGTGCCGATAGTGGCGATCGCCTTCTCCAGGATATTAAACGCTGTCTCAATCGAGAAATCCGCAGTTTTAGCGGGCCCTGCGAGGGACGCGGCAAACATGGCGACAGTATCCCCCTTATCCTAGAGGGTAATCTGACTCGTTTCTACGGCAAGCCCGCTATTGTTGGAACTCTACAACGGGGTAGTCCTGATAAATAG